Proteins from one Geomonas agri genomic window:
- a CDS encoding YtxH domain-containing protein, whose product MAERMKRPMTGLMMLVGGGVLGAGLGLLFAPCAGEKSRKKMMRMGKTISNKSDRIMRDLSDRMDDLADTMSSMSGKAGKFMHLR is encoded by the coding sequence ATGGCAGAAAGGATGAAGAGACCGATGACAGGCCTGATGATGCTGGTAGGCGGTGGGGTGCTCGGTGCTGGTCTGGGGCTTCTCTTTGCTCCCTGCGCAGGCGAGAAGAGCCGCAAGAAAATGATGCGCATGGGGAAGACGATTAGTAATAAGAGCGACCGGATCATGCGCGATCTGAGCGACAGGATGGACGACCTAGCCGATACCATGTCCAGCATGAGCGGGAAAGCCGGCAAGTTCATGCACCTGCGTTAA